A single Phoenix dactylifera cultivar Barhee BC4 chromosome 1, palm_55x_up_171113_PBpolish2nd_filt_p, whole genome shotgun sequence DNA region contains:
- the LOC103714715 gene encoding pectin acetylesterase 12 isoform X1 encodes MKALLLLGVSVLLLVRSSCGFEWWNVSEVQAVTDGFVGGNPLFVGLTLIRGADAKGAVCSDGSLPGYHLHRGYGSGANSWLIHLEGGGWCKDIKTCVFRKTTHRGSSYHMEKMIPFTGILSNKREENPDFFNWNRVKVRYCDGASFLGEGYNAAAGLYFRGQRIWLAAMEDLMSKGMRYAKQALLSGCSAGGLASILHCDEFRALFSGSTKVKCLGDAGMFLDAVDVAGGRTLRSFFGGVVNFQGAAKNLPRTCTSRMDATSCFFPQNIVANVRTPLFLLNTAYDVWQIQESLAPRTADPRGYWRECKMNYAKCDAYQIQILQGFRNQMLNAVKGFSMSGQHGLFINSCFAHCQSERQDTWYSNNSPLIGNKRIATAVGDWYFDRSSMKTIDCPYPCDRTCHNLIFRRRQ; translated from the exons ATGAAAGCTCTCTTGCTTCTTGGGGTTTCGGTTCTGCTTCTCGTGAGGTCTTCTTGCGGCTTTGAGTGGTGGAATGTGAGCGAGGTGCAAGCTGTGACTGATGGATTTGTTGGCGGGAATCCTCTCTTTGTGGGTCTGACCCTCATTCGAGGTGCCGATGCTAAAGGAGCTG TATGTTCGGATGGGAGCTTACCGGGTTACCATCTACATCGTGGGTATGGATCAGGAGCAAACAGTTGGCTCATCCATTTAGAG GGAGGAGGCTGGTGCAAGGACATAAAAACATGTGTTTTCCGCAAGACAACTCACCGCGGTTCATCATACCATATGGAGAAGATGATACCATTTACTGGAATATTGAGTAACAAGCGTGAAGAAAATCCTG ATTTTTTTAATTGGAACAGAGTCAAGGTTCGCTACTGTGATGGTGCATCATTTCTTGGTGAAGGTTATAATGCG GCTGCTGGCCTATATTTTCGAGGGCAGCGTATCTGGTTAGCTGCAATGGAAGATCTAATGTCAAAGGGAATGCGTTATGCCAAACAG GCCCTTCTTTCTGGTTGTTCTGCTGGGGGACTAGCATCCATTCTGCACTGTGATGAATTTCGAGCATTATTTTCAGGAAGCACAAAAGTCAAGTGCCTTGGTGATGCTGGAATGTTTCTTGATGC AGTTGATGTTGCTGGTGGGCGAACCCTCAGATCCTTCTTTGGAGGTGTTGTGAACTTTCAG GGGGCGGCAAAGAACTTGCCAAGGACTTGTACTTCTCGCATGGATGCAACTTCG TGCTTCTTTCCACAGAACATTGTGGCCAATGTTCGGACCccactttttcttttgaatacaGCCTATGATGTATGGCAG attcAGGAAAGTTTAGCTCCTAGAACAGCTGATCCTCGTGGTTACTGGCGAGAATGTAAAATGAATTATGCAAAATGTGATGCATATCAAATCCAGATTCTGCAAG GGTTCAGGAATCAAATGCTTAATGCTGTAAAAGGATTCTCCATGTCCGGGCAGCATGGGTTatttataaattcatgttttgctcATTGCCAAAGCGAGAGGCAGGATACATGGTATTCAAATAATTCTCCCCTTATCGGGAACAAG
- the LOC103714715 gene encoding pectin acetylesterase 12 isoform X2 has product MKALLLLGVSVLLLVRSSCGFEWWNVSEVQAVTDGFVGGNPLFVGLTLIRGADAKGAVCSDGSLPGYHLHRGYGSGANSWLIHLEGGGWCKDIKTCVFRKTTHRGSSYHMEKMIPFTGILSNKREENPDFFNWNRVKVRYCDGASFLGEGYNAAAGLYFRGQRIWLAAMEDLMSKGMRYAKQALLSGCSAGGLASILHCDEFRALFSGSTKVKCLGDAGMFLDAVDVAGGRTLRSFFGGVVNFQGAAKNLPRTCTSRMDATSCFFPQNIVANVRTPLFLLNTAYDVWQIQESLAPRTADPRGYWRECKMNYAKCDAYQIQILQGFRNQMLNAVKGFSMSGQHGLFINSCFAHCQSERQDTWYSNNSPLIGNKFSFPGSLSEALHFSAFTRNGSFNILPAK; this is encoded by the exons ATGAAAGCTCTCTTGCTTCTTGGGGTTTCGGTTCTGCTTCTCGTGAGGTCTTCTTGCGGCTTTGAGTGGTGGAATGTGAGCGAGGTGCAAGCTGTGACTGATGGATTTGTTGGCGGGAATCCTCTCTTTGTGGGTCTGACCCTCATTCGAGGTGCCGATGCTAAAGGAGCTG TATGTTCGGATGGGAGCTTACCGGGTTACCATCTACATCGTGGGTATGGATCAGGAGCAAACAGTTGGCTCATCCATTTAGAG GGAGGAGGCTGGTGCAAGGACATAAAAACATGTGTTTTCCGCAAGACAACTCACCGCGGTTCATCATACCATATGGAGAAGATGATACCATTTACTGGAATATTGAGTAACAAGCGTGAAGAAAATCCTG ATTTTTTTAATTGGAACAGAGTCAAGGTTCGCTACTGTGATGGTGCATCATTTCTTGGTGAAGGTTATAATGCG GCTGCTGGCCTATATTTTCGAGGGCAGCGTATCTGGTTAGCTGCAATGGAAGATCTAATGTCAAAGGGAATGCGTTATGCCAAACAG GCCCTTCTTTCTGGTTGTTCTGCTGGGGGACTAGCATCCATTCTGCACTGTGATGAATTTCGAGCATTATTTTCAGGAAGCACAAAAGTCAAGTGCCTTGGTGATGCTGGAATGTTTCTTGATGC AGTTGATGTTGCTGGTGGGCGAACCCTCAGATCCTTCTTTGGAGGTGTTGTGAACTTTCAG GGGGCGGCAAAGAACTTGCCAAGGACTTGTACTTCTCGCATGGATGCAACTTCG TGCTTCTTTCCACAGAACATTGTGGCCAATGTTCGGACCccactttttcttttgaatacaGCCTATGATGTATGGCAG attcAGGAAAGTTTAGCTCCTAGAACAGCTGATCCTCGTGGTTACTGGCGAGAATGTAAAATGAATTATGCAAAATGTGATGCATATCAAATCCAGATTCTGCAAG GGTTCAGGAATCAAATGCTTAATGCTGTAAAAGGATTCTCCATGTCCGGGCAGCATGGGTTatttataaattcatgttttgctcATTGCCAAAGCGAGAGGCAGGATACATGGTATTCAAATAATTCTCCCCTTATCGGGAACAAG
- the LOC103714715 gene encoding pectin acetylesterase 12 isoform X3, which yields MKALLLLGVSVLLLVRSSCGFEWWNVSEVQAVTDGFVGGNPLFVGLTLIRGADAKGAVCSDGSLPGYHLHRGYGSGANSWLIHLEGGGWCKDIKTCVFRKTTHRGSSYHMEKMIPFTGILSNKREENPDFFNWNRVKVRYCDGASFLGEGYNAAAGLYFRGQRIWLAAMEDLMSKGMRYAKQALLSGCSAGGLASILHCDEFRALFSGSTKVKCLGDAGMFLDAVDVAGGRTLRSFFGGVVNFQGAAKNLPRTCTSRMDATSCFFPQNIVANVRTPLFLLNTAYDVWQIQESLAPRTADPRGYWRECKMNYAKCDAYQIQILQGFRNQMLNAVKGFSMSGQHGLFINSCFAHCQSERQDTWYSNNSPLIGNKGHRLVQDFSPMV from the exons ATGAAAGCTCTCTTGCTTCTTGGGGTTTCGGTTCTGCTTCTCGTGAGGTCTTCTTGCGGCTTTGAGTGGTGGAATGTGAGCGAGGTGCAAGCTGTGACTGATGGATTTGTTGGCGGGAATCCTCTCTTTGTGGGTCTGACCCTCATTCGAGGTGCCGATGCTAAAGGAGCTG TATGTTCGGATGGGAGCTTACCGGGTTACCATCTACATCGTGGGTATGGATCAGGAGCAAACAGTTGGCTCATCCATTTAGAG GGAGGAGGCTGGTGCAAGGACATAAAAACATGTGTTTTCCGCAAGACAACTCACCGCGGTTCATCATACCATATGGAGAAGATGATACCATTTACTGGAATATTGAGTAACAAGCGTGAAGAAAATCCTG ATTTTTTTAATTGGAACAGAGTCAAGGTTCGCTACTGTGATGGTGCATCATTTCTTGGTGAAGGTTATAATGCG GCTGCTGGCCTATATTTTCGAGGGCAGCGTATCTGGTTAGCTGCAATGGAAGATCTAATGTCAAAGGGAATGCGTTATGCCAAACAG GCCCTTCTTTCTGGTTGTTCTGCTGGGGGACTAGCATCCATTCTGCACTGTGATGAATTTCGAGCATTATTTTCAGGAAGCACAAAAGTCAAGTGCCTTGGTGATGCTGGAATGTTTCTTGATGC AGTTGATGTTGCTGGTGGGCGAACCCTCAGATCCTTCTTTGGAGGTGTTGTGAACTTTCAG GGGGCGGCAAAGAACTTGCCAAGGACTTGTACTTCTCGCATGGATGCAACTTCG TGCTTCTTTCCACAGAACATTGTGGCCAATGTTCGGACCccactttttcttttgaatacaGCCTATGATGTATGGCAG attcAGGAAAGTTTAGCTCCTAGAACAGCTGATCCTCGTGGTTACTGGCGAGAATGTAAAATGAATTATGCAAAATGTGATGCATATCAAATCCAGATTCTGCAAG GGTTCAGGAATCAAATGCTTAATGCTGTAAAAGGATTCTCCATGTCCGGGCAGCATGGGTTatttataaattcatgttttgctcATTGCCAAAGCGAGAGGCAGGATACATGGTATTCAAATAATTCTCCCCTTATCGGGAACAAG GGTCATAGGCTTGTACAAGACTTTAGTCCAATGGTATAG